One window of Aspergillus oryzae RIB40 DNA, chromosome 3 genomic DNA carries:
- a CDS encoding uncharacterized protein (predicted protein), producing MDLAKGNTCEGVSETLMPVVHAMIKEFIRVSDETGFKSVLNEIGDEITRFLNYPGIREGWKFLNTRLEDIPVIGLWFKTVGKAEGWTYEHLVPKSLRDSLQSCANDGIRHPAQNPLGFLLALGIDTIEHPTILDILLAIPGVGEFAESIKFAEEAVKGAEDAAKIAERLSNVVASDGVASDLDKIAKLADKADASADAAEAAAGSAKGTEQEAKALEQATKADEASKAADKAFYDGENEAKKLCPRGITSSLMSWWCSPAEQAPAEEGPADNAARSRARRNRKKRRNRRINKKAEPESEPETQPETESESEPEPTQPQGQPKPQDRPQNKPQKQPEPEPEFLKNTRFSRRNVERSIERGTSSLKGGITYVATDGKNTFPHHFSNFENIDFELPNPNEFNMKDLQEFPLTQTVFNTGMQPGPYRTVVGTFDDVWLFSGICVWQCAN from the exons ATGGATCTGGCCAAGGGCAACACCTGTGAAGGGGTGTCAGAAACGCTCATGCCGGTAGTGCACGCCATGATCAAAGAGTTCATCAGGGTATCCGATGAGACTGGCTTCAAATCTGTTCTCAATGAGATCGGAGACGAGATCACGAGGTTTTTGAACTACCCAGGTATACGAGAGGGGTGGAAGTTTCTGAACACGCGCCTAGAGGACATTCCAGTCATAGGCTTGTGGTTCAAAACAGTCGGTAAGGCGGAAGGCTGGACTTACGAGCATCTGGTACCCAAATCCTTGCGGGATTCCCTTCAATCTTGTGCCAATGACGGCATCCGACATCCAGCCCAGAATCCCCTTGGATTCTTACTGGCGTTAGGCATTGACACAATAGAGCACCCAACCATTCTCGATATCCTGTTGGCGATTCCAGGAGTTGGGGAGTTTGCCGAATCGATCAAGTTCGCCGAGGAGGCAGTAAAGGGAGCGGAAGACGCAGCCAAAATTGCAGAACGGTTGAGCAATGTGGTTGCAAGCGATGGAGTAGCTTCCGATCTTGACAAGATAGCCAAATTAGCAGACAAAGCTGATGCTTCCgcagatgcagcagaagccgCAGCAGGATCAGCTAAAGGCACCGAACAAGAAGCCAAAGCCTTGGAACAGGCTACAAAGGCTGATGAGGCGTCTAAGGCTGCAGACAAAGCATTCTATGACGGAGAGAATGAAGCCAAGAAGCTTTGCCCACGTGGTATAACTTCTTCCCTGATGTCTTGGTGGTGCTCGCCGGCCGAGCAGGCTCCGGCAGAAGAGGGCCCCGCCGATAATGCTGCCCGGAGCCGGGCTCGtaggaacaggaagaagagaagaaacaggaggatcaacaagaaggCGGAACCGGAGTCGGAGCCAGAGACACAGCCGGAGACTGAATCAGAATCTGAGCCAGAGCCGACCCAGCCCCAGGGACAGCCTAAGCCACAAGATAGACCACAGAACAAGCCACAGAAACAGCCCGAACCCGAGCCCGAGTTCTTGAAGAACACACGGTTCTCACGGAGGAATGTTGAAAGATCGATAGAGAGGGGAACGTCCTCCCTGAAGGGTGGTATCACTTATGTTGCAACGGATGGGAAAAATA CATTTCCACATCACTTTTCCAATTTTGAAAATATCGACTTTGAGCTACCAAACCCAAACGAATTCAACATGAAAGACCTCCAGGAATTCCCCCTGACTCAAACTGTCTTCAACACAGGCATGCAGCCTGGCCCTTACCGCACGGT AGTGGGTACTTTTGACGATGTATGGTTATTCTCAGGAATCTGCGTCTGGCAATGTGCTAACTGA